The nucleotide sequence ACGTTTTTATGCATTTAGGTTAATTGTAAACAGGGCTCGAAGACTGTAAATGAACACAACCAAACTATCCCTGAAAGGGAAAAAGACCACCAAACCCAATGCATCGCATTGGGATTAGACAGAATAAAAGAAAACGCCCTGAATTGAAAATCGGCGAACCCAAAGAGCAACATAACAAACCAAGCATATGGAGAAATGATATGATAAACCTAAAAAAAAAAATGGAGAACACAAAACTATATTGCCCTTTCAGGGCGCATTTCAACACGATTTATAACACCAAAAGCGTTGCCTTTGGCTGGAGTACAAAAGGCTTTCAGCCATTTGATAACGTATTTCCCTGAAAGGGATATAGAACCCAACCCAATGCATCGCATTGAGGAATTGATAAACATAACCAACCTTTCCCTGAAAGGGAAATAGATCCTAACCCGATGGCAACGCCTCGGGAAGAGATAAACGCAATATAGTTTTCCCTGAAAGGGATATAGAACCCAACCCGACGGCAACACCTCGGGCATAAATAGAGAAAAACAACGCCCTGCAAGGGCAACATAACAAATAAAAAACTATGTCACAATCATTATCGAAAATGTATGTACACATTATTTTTCACACAAAACACAATCAATCTCTAATTCGTCCAGAAATAGAAAACGAGCTTTATGCCTACATCGGTGGAATTATAAAGAAAAACGGTTCTATTCCTATAAAAATAAATGGAACAGAAAACCATATTCATATTCTTACCACAATGTCAAAGAATATTGCTTTAGCCAAGTTTGTAGAAGAAATCAAACGCAATAGCAGTCGGTGGATTAAAACCAAAGGCGAAGCCTATCATCAGTTTGCCTGGCAAGGCGGTTATGCAGGCTATTCTGTAAGCCAGTCAGTGGTAGAAAGAGTGAAAAAGTACATTGAAAACCAAAAGGAGCATCATAAAACCCAAACGTTTCAGGAAGAATACATTCAGTTTTTGAAAGAATACAATGTTGATTTTGATGAAAATTATTTGTGGACAGAATATATTGCCCCTTCAGGGCACAACAACCAACTTGCCTAATAACCAAAGACGTTGCCTTTCGCTGGTATAAAAAAGGCTTTCAGCCATTTGAAACCGTATTTCCATGAAAGGGAAATAGAACCTAACCCGATGGCAACGCCTCGGGAAGAGTATAACCCAATGCAGCGCATTGGGATACCAACCAGTAGAACATCTCAAAAAACACCCTAAAAGGGCAACCTAACAACTGAAAAATATGAAAAACATTACCGTCATCCTTCTCTTGCTTTTTTGGGGCATATCCTTAAAATCGCAAAAAACAGATTTTTACCATCCTAGAAATGAATTAACTCAGTAAGCATCAATCTTACCTAAAACGCAAGTAGAATCCAAACTAATGCAGGGCTTTTGATATTTCGACATGGCAATTTCGTGAATATAAGTAAAAAAGATTCAATAAAACGTTTTTAATATCACCACTTGTTTAAAT is from Paenimyroides aestuarii and encodes:
- the tnpA gene encoding IS200/IS605 family transposase, which translates into the protein MSQSLSKMYVHIIFHTKHNQSLIRPEIENELYAYIGGIIKKNGSIPIKINGTENHIHILTTMSKNIALAKFVEEIKRNSSRWIKTKGEAYHQFAWQGGYAGYSVSQSVVERVKKYIENQKEHHKTQTFQEEYIQFLKEYNVDFDENYLWTEYIAPSGHNNQLA